CTGAGCAATAGATAATTTCATTATATAGAGAATTGGGGATTAGAGAGGTACAGAGTACCTATACAAACATTACACGTGTAAAAAggaatatactcagtacacaaTAATAACAGAAAGTTGTTAGCCAATAATGATTGCAAAATCATTATTGGGATTCCCTCATTCTAGTATTCTTTGAGATTGCCAGCTCATCATTCAATTCCTTTGAATCATTTTCTTTAACTCCACCCCTCAAACGAAATGGGGACTGTGTGACATTGAGTTTGGCAGTAAGAAACTGGAACCGAGTAGGAGTGAGAGCCTTTGTAAGACAGTCGGCTATTTGATCATGAGATGGCACATATCGAATTTCCAACTTCTTATCAAGTACCTTGTCCCTGACGAAGTGCACATCCAGTTCTATGTGTTTTGTTCTAGCATGATAAACAGGATTAGAGGCAAGTGCACTTGCACTTTGGTTGTCACACCATATCACGGGAGTGGCTGAGCATTTGAAGTTCAACTCCTTTAACAGTTCTTGTAACCAGGACAATTCTGCAGCAAGATGAGCAAGTGCTCTATATTCCGATTCCGTGCTAGAGCGAGCCACTACAGTTTGCTTCTTGGATGACCAAGAAATCAAAGAATCTCCGAGATAAACACAGTATCCTGCCACTAATTTTCTGTCATCGGGACAACATGCCCAGTCGGCATCCGAGAACCCAACAAGAGTGAGATTCACACTAGGAGCAATGTGAAGACCATGGTGCATTGTCCTTTTAAGATATCTCAGTATTCGTTTTGCTGCACCCCAATGCACATCAGTCGGTTGCTTGAGAAACTGGCTGAGTTTGTTGACGGCAAAGGAGATGTTGGGTCTGGTGTGGCTAAGATATTGTAGAGCTCCTATTACACTTCTGAACATGGTTGGTTGGCTGAGAGGAGTTCCATCCGAAATGGACAATGCCTTCCCAGCAGTCATAGGAGTTACACTGGGTTTAGTGTTCTCAAGTTTGGCCTTCTGTAACAGTTCTGCAATATATTTCCCTTGAGATAAATAAATACCTGTGTTGTCTCTAAACACTTCAATGCCTAAGAAATATTGAAGTGGCCCGAGATCCTTCAATGAGAAGGTCAGATTGAGTCTAGAAATGAAGGCATGAACTTCTTTTGAGTTGTTTCCCGTGACCactatgtcatcgacatagacAAGGACTAACACAACATGCTTCGGTTGTTTCATCATAAAGAACGAAGAGTCAGCCTTTGAATTCTCAAATCCCCACTGTATAAGTGTCATTCTTAGTTGGTCATACCAAGCCCTCGGAGCTTGTTTCAACCCGTAGATTGACTTATGAAGCTTGCAAACATGGTGAGGTTTTTGAGGGTCTTCAAAACCCGGAGGTTGAACCATGTAAACATCTTCATCAAGAGTTTCGTTTAAGAAAGCGTTGTTGATGTCCACTTGTCTTACTTCCCAATCATATGCCACGGCTAAGGTGAGAACAACACGAACCGTGGCTGCTTTAACAACGGGACTAAAAGTCTCTCCAAAGTCCACACCGGGTCTTTGGTGGAACCCTTTAGCAACTAGGCGGGCCTTGAGTCGTTGGAAGCTTCGATCTGCATTATATTTGACTTTGAACACCCACTTACAGCCAACAATATTGTAAAGAGCTGAGAATGGAACCAAGGTCCAGGTCTTGTTTCGAATTAAGGCAAGAAACTCAGTTGACATAGCCTTGTTCCACCCCTCATGCTGAAGGGCAGCAGCCACTGAAGCAGGTTCAAGAAAATCAAGAGAGAATGTTGACTGACCAAGAAACGTTCGAGGTTTAAAAATACCCGCTTTGCCTCGAGTAATCATGGGATGTGTAGGCTGAATTGGTACAACAGTAGCCGTGGAACATGGCATGGAAATGCAACAAAGAAGAAAATATTTGATGAACAAAACAACGAAATAGGTGTTAAAAGGACTTTGGATTTTAAGGATTTAAATAAAACACTTACTTATTGGAAAATGACTGAGTATCAATTGACTCAATCTAATCACCCACAGGTAACTACCTACTCCTACTTAAATCACTCTATATTATTGTTTTTGCATAATATTTAAAcaagttattaattttaatttatcttttgcaGCAATGCAATTGGATGTTATGCAAGATTTATAAAATGAAATCAAAGGAATTGAAGAATAAAATCGAAAACGAGTATAAAGAGCAAAACGCAAAAAGACAGAAATTAATGGAACCAAATAATGAACAAGGATATCAGAAGGAGGCCGTGACAGAAGAAGTAGTACGAACAGAGAATGAGGTTGTCGCAGAAGAACAAGAGCCAACCCTTGATGAGCCAATCTGTCAAAATAGGATCGCTGCAGCGACGCAAGACATTGATGAGCCAAAGCCGAAACCGAAAAAGCAACCGCCAAAGAATTCCCGTTATGATGTAGTATTGAAGGGTTTTTATGACCGACCATCAATTCGAAGCAAGACAACATGAACATTCCGCTGATAAAATTGGCAATTTATTAACAAAACAAAAGCTAACCAATCGCAATGAGAACAAGATTATAGAGAAGCAAAGGGAATGAAATTTAATGTAGTAGACGAtcttattaatttgtttgtttcttttaactttattattgttattgaaaTGTAATCATTAAGAAATTAATCATTCATGCTGTTATTGTTTGTTACTTTTCATTCATGTAAATCAATAGAAAAAAGAATACAAAAATTTTCATTACAGAATAATAATGTAAATTACAATATCTCAAAGTATTATActgtaataattttttgttttgtaacAGAAAAGGAAATTGAAACATAAGATTATATTACTTTTGTGACTCACAAACATTGGTACAAAAACATCATCATGTAAAATCCAATAACAAAATGGATTTGCCTTAATTTTGAgctaatcataattaatttgacCAAAACTATCAGCAAAGCAACAACATTCATTGGTTGCTTCTTAATTGGAAATGATCATTCAACAATGGCAGTAGTAGAAGTAGTAGTCCTCCTTTCCAGCAAGGACTCCAAAAAAGGTGAACATAATTTAGTGAGGGGTGGAAGATCATGacttgatccactgaatatacTCTCCCACGGTCTCTCCGAGGGTCTCGAGGGAGCCGTTGCTTCCCACAACTCATCATCCTTGCTCTTCAACTCAAACTCAGGTAGCTCACCATACACAGATGCATATCCAAGTTTTCCTACTTTATaccaaaaatcattaaattagtTATAGTAAAAACATGCTTTATAAACAGAGTAAAAGAAGCAAGGAATTAATGTCCACCTGTTTCCTCAATGGTAGCAACCAACTCTTGGCCTGCTTTGAATAAAACCAAGTCCTCCCCCCTTGGCCTGCAATTTATTATATCAAAACTTGTGTTACCAATCTTCACCAACACATTTATAATCAAAACTGAGATAAGaagacaataataataatagtaccTTCCTTACAGACCAAGTAGCCACAGGAAGTGGATCTGTGACATTGAATAATAAGATTACCCCATCTCTTCCTTTAAGCACTGTTGTCTCATTATTACATGATTTCCCAACAACAAGAACTGCAAACATTGATGCATCAACACCACAAGCTACATCTACAGATGAAAACAAAAGCAACAATATTAAGTACCACACACACACAatacataattacatattatcaTTGGAGAGCTTGTATGACCAGGATACAGAGAGTTTCGACATATTACATACTGACAGCTGTGGTTGTGAACCTTCGGACACACTCACAAGATAGTCTGATTTTCCAGCAAACGATAGAGACCTAATTGGCTACAAATACACACACAACAAAAATAAATCCCAAATCTCAGGCCTTCCAACAAACAATCAAATAGGGAAGAGAGCAAAATGAACATTTACCTTTTGAATTTCTCCGAGTACAGCAACAAGGACGTTGTGTTCAGGGTCCCATAATGTGATCACAGTTTCTGCTGCAACTGCCAAAATAGAGCCATCAGCAGAAAATGCAGCAGCTGTCATTGCCTTCTTTCTGCAAatgatcaaataaaattgagCCAGGTACGAACGTGTGAGGTTCATAAATGATTGTAGACAAGCTAAAATTTTTATTCAATGTATCAGATTCTCAAAACTTAAGACAAACAAGACTCCCAATTCCATCTTCAGGAAGCTTAACATCAGAAGTACACATTATAGCTCTCTGCTCTTAATGCAACCAATCAAGCAGAGTAATCAAATGCAAACTTGATACATAACTCTTTAAGCTTAATATCACACTACATATGGTATAATGGGATTAAACTCACTTAATTTGTCAAAGTCAGTAGTTCTATCTTTCATGTTGTTAGTTATAACAGTTGGCTTTTACACAAACTTAAAGAGAGCTCCACCAACATCTATAAATAGAAGTGTCTCTACTCTATGAAGGAATCTCCAATGCTCATACTTCAGATTTCAGAGTCAagttttgagagagagagagtccaaGATTATAGTGAGTGTGTGTGTGAAGAGATGTAGTGGGAGTATCACTCTTAAAGTGATTTCTCTCAttgtgagatattttttttgtaattgtttattgtgttgAGTTGTATTTTTGGACATATGTCATTGTGTTTTACTATTCAATCAATAAagatacatgatttatttattctGAGTTAAGTTTATTCTTGTCTAATTTCATCTAAGTTCTAGtttttgattttgtgattaattcTAGTAGTGTTTGTGTGTTCTTGAACATCACTACTGTTGTAACGAGGGGCGTTCCCACATTGAAGCGAGGTGGGGTAGTCGCCcctcctgaaaaaaaaaaaaattgaggatatatgtatatattttagttagtcaaaatatttatttttgattaaaagtgatatttttaaaCATGATATAAGCTTTGGCATAATGATTAAGTTATATGACATACATAAGGGAGGTCATAGGATCAAATCCCAGCAAGAGGAGTACGCGGATCAAGCACAACAAATTCATGATCACCATCTACATACACAAGCAACAAAATATTTTTCCATATAAAAGGAGGCAGATAATATCATGGCCACAAACAATGAAGGGGGGCAGACAAAGCCATTGAACTCAAGCCaaacaaattaattaacaagccattttgaaataaatcaattaattaaagacTCTAACCAAACcctaatatttatatgtatacattataaaaatcacaataaaatttatgattataaaaaaaaaagggaaaaaaacagaaaaatacaaaaaaggaaaaaaaaattacaaaaatactttgggccggcccattaaacatttatacagtccacatataaatatttacaaaaataccacatgcactaagccttcagctgtacagagcgaaccatgaagatgaaaatacgtgctcgtttcaaaaccgcaaaacaaccaaaatgaaaccaaaacgagaaaaatacaactattaattctggcaaaatcaactggaaaagaagacctgcaatgatctaaactgaaaatgacgaaaaaaaaaaatcagaaaaactgtgaagaaactgaaattacacatttgttttctgttttattcgatcaaaacaactccccctaatatcgaaatccagattcatgaaatgtagatctgtaacaaacagatctggggctcccaccaaattcaaaacaatgtatgatgtaaaaatttttaaaaaaacctcatgaataatacatctacgttatatacagttacattttgattgattactggttttcaatataaatatattttttgaaaaataaaataagaagagtaaaatcgaattaaggtacaaccaattatgtataagtctgtttattttttgttttggttgccttatagttgcattattgttttatgatagtttatatattatgcaagaatttaatttgatggggactaagaaatagtagttatacatagtaagttttgtgcaaatagttgcatattaattttatagttaaataacatatgcaagtagcaaaactataataaaactacaaaacaactgtatgcaagtgcaaatagttgccttatagttgcattatcgttttatgatagtttatatattatgcaagaatttaatttgatggggactaagaaatagtagttatacacagtaagttttgtgcaaatagttgcatattaattttatagtgaaataacatatgcaagtagcaaaactataataaaactacaaaacaactgtatacaaactaaaatacaggaaacactctttgaacatcaacatccatgataaatctcattgttacccattgatgatataaaaatggacaggaaataactagataaaaaacatattaaaaaaaatacatacagaaggtgtaaaatttcaaatatgggagaaaaccaaaaagaaaccgaaaacaaacctcggttcgaacttcagcaccaacattagcttttttcccagaaacgttgacaatgaaatctctgcatTATTTGTTGAGCAAACATACATAAGAAGCACAATGATTTCCTAAGATTGTGCCTAAAaccagtgaaaatatttttcatttctcAGAACACTTTCCTTGACTTCGActattctttattatttgattttgtCTTCAGGTATTAGCTTTTGTTGTCTATACTCTTACTGGCTTTATTCTCTAAACAGTCGCTCCATATGTTATCAAGGTCCGTTTCTtcgtaagaatatataagaaactagctttacaattaaaaattaaaaataaaaagacaagaagaattgttatggaaaaaaattaaaaattaaaaactgaaataaaattaaaaattaaaaattaaaaattaaaaactgaaataaaattaaaaataaaaagaaaagaagaaaaaaagagagtgaaatgatggattgattgatagaagtcaatcctagacccCTCACGTGTAAGCAACAAGTGTGATGCATGAAAATGTGTGTGCAAAGTGGTAaaagtgtaataaaataaacttgatGAGTAAAAAAGTAACAATAACCATGTGAGGGTATTTCAGTAATAAAGAATGCATTTTGTATTTatggtgtaaaaatttctaaaaaaaattgtgacaaaTTATAAtagtcacaaataattatataaattaaatatatttttactttttagttacaatacttattataattaatactgAATTAATAACAACTTATATTTAAACCAGTAAAAAGCTACGTGCGCGgcacgtatattaaattttatgctagtttttttttttatgttatttaaaattga
This Cannabis sativa cultivar Pink pepper isolate KNU-18-1 chromosome 6, ASM2916894v1, whole genome shotgun sequence DNA region includes the following protein-coding sequences:
- the LOC115725535 gene encoding uncharacterized protein LOC115725535, which produces MNLTRSYLAQFYLIICRKKAMTAAAFSADGSILAVAAETVITLWDPEHNVLVAVLGEIQKPIRSLSFAGKSDYLVSVSEGSQPQLSM